The proteins below are encoded in one region of Saccopteryx leptura isolate mSacLep1 chromosome 1, mSacLep1_pri_phased_curated, whole genome shotgun sequence:
- the LOC136376520 gene encoding probable inactive tRNA-specific adenosine deaminase-like protein 3 isoform X1: MPTGCRLIRFLCNLGEVGALIRMDPLGGMEQCEDEKAASPNREPVLWQALPVLSEQQSKDVELVLAYAAPILDKRQTSRLLKEVSAVHPLPAQPHLKRVRPSRDASRPHVLEMLLCLAGPAAGTPSLAELLPQPAVDPHGLGQPFVVPVPAWPPLTRGQFEEAQTHWPISFHEDKHVTRALAGRLFSAQDRAKMQDHMERAVQVAQQAAARGLRAVGAVMVDPASGQILATGHDCSSTASPLLHATMVCIDLVAQGQGQGTYDLRSHTACSFAPAIAPQGFQAISVHKLGEDMDMDEDGLPYVCTGYDLYITREPCAMCAMALVHSRVQRVFYGAPSPDGALGTRFRIHARPDLNHRFQVFHGVLEAQCLQLDPDT; the protein is encoded by the coding sequence TCGGAGCCCTGATAAGGATGGACCCCCTGGGTGGCATGGAGCAGtgtgaggatgagaaggctgcGAGCCCAAATCGAGAGCCTGTGCTGTGGCAAGCCCTTCCTGTCCTGTCGGAGCAGCAATCCAAGGATGTGGAACTGGTGCTGGCCTATGCCGCACCCATTCTTGACAAGCGCCAGACTTCACGCCTCCTCAAGGAGGTATCGGCCGTCCACCCACTGCCTGCCCAGCCTCACCTCAAAAGGGTTCGGCCAAGCCGTGATGCCAGCCGCCCACATGTGCTGGAGATGCTGCTATGCCTGGCTGGGCCAGCTGCAGGCACACCATCGCTGGCTgagctcctcccacagccagcagtGGATCCCCATGGCTTGGGGCAGCCCTTTGTGGTGCCTGTGCCTGCCTGGCCGCCCCTGACCAGGGGCCAGTTCGAAGAGGCACAGACCCACTGGCCCATATCTTTCCATGAGGACAAGCATGTGACCCGTGCCTTGGCAGGGCGGCTTTTCTCAGCACAAGATCGGGCCAAGATGCAGGACCATATGGAGCGGGCTGTGCAGGTGGCGCAACAGGCAGCTGCCAGGGGCCTGAGGGCTGTGGGAGCTGTGATGGTGGACCCGGCCTCAGGCCAGATACTGGCCACTGGCCACGACTGCAGCAGCACAGCCAGCCCCCTGCTGCATGCCACTATGGTATGCATTGACTTGGTGGCCCAGGGCCagggtcaaggcacctatgaccTCAGGTCCCATACTGCCTGCTCCTTTGCCCCAGCCATAGCCCCCCAGGGCTTCCAGGCCATCTCTGTACACAAGCTAGGTGAGGACATGGACATGGATGAGGATGGCCTCCCCTATGTATGCACTGGCTACGACCTCTACATTACCCGTGAGCCCTGTGCCATGTGTGCCATGGCTCTGGTACACTCCCGTGTGCAGCGTGTCTTCTATGGGGCACCCTCACCTGATGGTGCCCTGGGCACCCGCTTCCGCATACACGCGCGGCCTGACCTCAACCACCGTTTCCAAGTGTTCCACGGAGTACTTGAGGCCCAGTGCCTCCAGCTGGACCCTGACACATAG
- the LOC136376520 gene encoding probable inactive tRNA-specific adenosine deaminase-like protein 3 isoform X5 → MDPLGGMEQCEDEKAASPNREPVLWQALPVLSEQQSKDVELVLAYAAPILDKRQTSRLLKEVSAVHPLPAQPHLKRVRPSRDASRPHVLEMLLCLAGPAAGTPSLAELLPQPAVDPHGLGQPFVVPVPAWPPLTRGQFEEAQTHWPISFHEDKHVTRALAGRLFSAQDRAKMQDHMERAVQVAQQAAARGLRAVGAVMVDPASGQILATGHDCSSTASPLLHATMVCIDLVAQGQGQGTYDLRSHTACSFAPAIAPQGFQAISVHKLGEDMDMDEDGLPYVCTGYDLYITREPCAMCAMALVHSRVQRVFYGAPSPDGALGTRFRIHARPDLNHRFQVFHGVLEAQCLQLDPDT, encoded by the coding sequence ATGGACCCCCTGGGTGGCATGGAGCAGtgtgaggatgagaaggctgcGAGCCCAAATCGAGAGCCTGTGCTGTGGCAAGCCCTTCCTGTCCTGTCGGAGCAGCAATCCAAGGATGTGGAACTGGTGCTGGCCTATGCCGCACCCATTCTTGACAAGCGCCAGACTTCACGCCTCCTCAAGGAGGTATCGGCCGTCCACCCACTGCCTGCCCAGCCTCACCTCAAAAGGGTTCGGCCAAGCCGTGATGCCAGCCGCCCACATGTGCTGGAGATGCTGCTATGCCTGGCTGGGCCAGCTGCAGGCACACCATCGCTGGCTgagctcctcccacagccagcagtGGATCCCCATGGCTTGGGGCAGCCCTTTGTGGTGCCTGTGCCTGCCTGGCCGCCCCTGACCAGGGGCCAGTTCGAAGAGGCACAGACCCACTGGCCCATATCTTTCCATGAGGACAAGCATGTGACCCGTGCCTTGGCAGGGCGGCTTTTCTCAGCACAAGATCGGGCCAAGATGCAGGACCATATGGAGCGGGCTGTGCAGGTGGCGCAACAGGCAGCTGCCAGGGGCCTGAGGGCTGTGGGAGCTGTGATGGTGGACCCGGCCTCAGGCCAGATACTGGCCACTGGCCACGACTGCAGCAGCACAGCCAGCCCCCTGCTGCATGCCACTATGGTATGCATTGACTTGGTGGCCCAGGGCCagggtcaaggcacctatgaccTCAGGTCCCATACTGCCTGCTCCTTTGCCCCAGCCATAGCCCCCCAGGGCTTCCAGGCCATCTCTGTACACAAGCTAGGTGAGGACATGGACATGGATGAGGATGGCCTCCCCTATGTATGCACTGGCTACGACCTCTACATTACCCGTGAGCCCTGTGCCATGTGTGCCATGGCTCTGGTACACTCCCGTGTGCAGCGTGTCTTCTATGGGGCACCCTCACCTGATGGTGCCCTGGGCACCCGCTTCCGCATACACGCGCGGCCTGACCTCAACCACCGTTTCCAAGTGTTCCACGGAGTACTTGAGGCCCAGTGCCTCCAGCTGGACCCTGACACATAG